A window of Rhodothermales bacterium genomic DNA:
CGAGCCGCACGCGATTCCTTGCATAAAGGGTTTCACGTTGCTGCTGTTGGAACGGCCCCGGAAAACCACGCCAGCCCGGGGTTTCGAACGTGAATGAAAAGTCGGCCACGTCTGCCCACCTGAAATAACGGACGGCTCCCGAGTTGACGGACTGACCGCTGCTTACGGTGCCCGGAGCCCCTTCGCCGTTCACGATGTTGGGATTCTCACCGTCAATGACCTGGTCGGCCAATGAAATCCGGAGGGCCGATCGGCCCGGCTCGGCGTATCCGAAGCGCTCCCCCAGGGAGCGGTCGTTGAACAGATTGGCGGCGTGGTAATCCTGGAGGGCATTGGCAAACGAATCGCCGTGCATCGTGAGGACAGAATCAATGCCTTTCGGTCCCTTCATGTTGGGACCCTTCAGCATCTGGCCGACCCCGTCCGGACCCACCAGGTTGGCCAGGTAGGTAACGAACAGCCCGGCCCGCTCGTAGTCCACGGCGCCCGGACCGCCTCCGTCGCGCCAGTCCATGAGCGTCCGTTGGTATTCCGTTTGCTGGTTCAGAAACGTGATGTTGCGCCAGAAATACCCGTTCATGACCATGGCATACTCGGCGTATCCCTCGTTCAGGAACGTGGTGTCCCAGCCGTAGGAAAGATGGACAAGATGCGTGTACTCATGGGCGGCAATGGCGGCGAGGGTGGTCAGGTTGGCCGTTCCCCGGTCGGAATCCAGATACAGGATATCCCGGCCGTTTCCCACGCCCGGTGGGGCATCCGGATTAACGTCGGCGCTGTGGACATATCCCAGCGTATTGGAGGGGCCCCGCCCGATGTCGTACACCAAAATATCCACCAGGCCGTCACCGTCCACATTCGGCGGAAGCCCGAACCGACTGTGGATGTTCTCCAAAATGCCCTGCCCGGGCTCGACACTTCCGGACGGCGTCGACTCCAACAGGTGGCCGCGCAGCGCCACGATTTCCTCATTCGTGACGTTCCCGTTGTCGAGTTCCTCCGTCTCCACCCACAGCACGTACGCGGCCGTGATGTCGACGGCCTGGAAGGTGAGGGACATCCAGTTGTCCGACTCGAATACGCGGAAGTCCTGCTCCGCCCCAACGTCAGGAGGCGATCCCGACTTGAAGAGCGGCACGGACGGGCCACGGACTGCCCGCGCCGTCAGGAACGACCGGACGTGCGCGTGAGCGGCGTCCGAGTGGGAGTCGGTGCCGCAGAAGTGGTCCTGCGCAGCGACGATGGCGGGCAGGGTAGACAACTGAACGGAGGCGGCCTGCACCGACCAGGTTGACACAAACCCGAGCACAAGCAGGGCTGCCGTACGGAACGCCCGGCCGGATACGGCACGGAACGCCCGGTTGAACACCGGACGGAGCTCTACGTTGGATGCACTACACTTCTTCGTGACCCGTATCATGCGTGGGTTGTCCTTTTTATCCATCCTTCCGACCATGAATCGCTTCTACACGATACCGATCCTGATGGTTCTTCTGGCAACAGGCGTGTTCTTCCAGTCCGGCTGCGTTCAATCCAGATCCGCATCGGGAGCGCAGGGCTCAAGTCAGCACTCCGGTCCTGAAATCACCGTGGAGGGGATGGTCAACTCGTTCGGAGCAGAACCGTTCGCAGCGGTCATACTGAACTCGGACGAACGCAACTCCTGGGTGCTTGAACTGTCCGCGGAGGACCGCGACCGGTTGATGATGCCCGCGCGTGTCCGGGCAACGGGCACGGTTTACGCCGCCGACTGGCAGGGACGCCTCCGGGCCCACATGCGGGTCCGGGAGCTGATCCTACTTGACCAATAACATCCGGCGCGTCTGGCGGGACGTCGGGGTTTCCAGCGTGTAGAGATACAGGCCACTCGCTTCAGCCGATGCGTCGAAGCGGACCTGATGGAGCCCGGCCGGGCGGACACCATCCACCAGGACGGCCACTTCGCGGCCCAGCAGATCGTGTACGGTCAATCGGACGGGCCCGCTCTGTGCGAGCTCAAAGGAGATGGCCGTTGTGGGATTGAACGGGTTGGGCCAGTTCTGATCCAGGACGGCCGTGGACGGCAGTTCGGACGGCGAATGGTCGGTGGATACCGAGAAGGGTCGGTCCGAGAACCGGGCGCGGATGGGGGCCACCAAGTGGCCCAGCGTCTGCCCATTACCGATGTTGATGTCCTGGAATCGGGACCAAGCGTATGGATTCTCCGGACCGTTGAACGGGAAGAATAGCACGCCGGGGTTGTCGTCACCGGAATAGCTGCTCATCCCCACGTAGATGTCATTGTCATCCGTACCGGCATTCTCGATTCCTACGAAAAACGTCGCCCCCAGGTCTTTCAGCGCGACTTCGTACTGTTCGTCCGACAGGGTGACCCGGTGGAACGTAAAGGTGGTGGATTCCGGTACGGACGTATCGGTCACATCCAGGGACAACACTTCGTCACCCGGGTAAATACGCCCGTCCACGGGCGGCCGGGCCTTGAACAGGCGAAGCCTGAAATTCCGGATTGTTGAAGACGTTGCTTCAAACATGTCCTTGTACCAAACCCCGACGTCCACACTTTCCAGGCGCATATCGGCTGGCGTTTCGAAGCGATTGGCAATCCGTGAATCGACCGGAAACGTGGTTCCGAGGGTGAAGTACCCCACGTCAGTGGTCCTCGATCCCGTATCGTACAGGCTTTCCGTGAACGAAAACTCGCTGGACATGTCCTGCCAGGATGCGTTCACCGTCCAATCCACTGAAGCGCTTGACGTGAGGTCGACATGGGGAAGCACGAGCAGCACCTCGGAGAAATTCCCGGCCTCGAAAATTCCCTCGCTGTTGGCTTCGGTCTCGGCAATACGGGTGGAGCCGTCCTGGTCCAGGAAGAGGACCAAGGGTGCCAGTCGGGTGGCCTGACTGCCGGTCGCGGCCTGGACTTCAAGGGTGAAATCGCCCACGTCGGTCCAGCGGAAGTAACGAACGCCACCCGGATTCAGGGAACCCGTCAAGCCGGTCGAACTGTTCGTGGTCTGTCCGTCCACGGTCTGGATTCCGTCGGCACGGACGGCCGCATACTGGGTTTCAGCATGGCCGTAATCCGGGGAGATCGTCAGATCGTTGACCGCGTTCGCAACGTGGAAGCCCTGCACGAACAGTCGCAACGTCTGTGCACCTGCACCGCCTGTCAGTGCATTCAACTCGGTGACGTACTTGCCCACGCCCTGCCCGGACGAACGGGAGAACCGGCCGGTGGCCGTGACGCCAATGCGTTCGCTCAGGTAGTTGGTAAACAGTCCGGCCCGTTGGTAATCGTTCTGGTTGGGCCCCCCACCCGGCAAGCGCCAGTTCAGCATGGACTGGTTCCATTCCGTGGCGGTGGACAGATAGGTAATGGAACGGGCAGTGTACCCGTTCTGGACCTCGGCCCATTCGGCGAGCCCCTCGTCGATGAACGTCTCATTTGCCGAGGTCTGGGCGCTGTAGAAAATCAGGTGCTGGAATTCGTGGGCGAGGGTTTGCTGGACCTGCGTCTGGGGTCGGGGGGCGCCGGTAGCCGAGTACATGGCCGGCATGACATCCAGGTGGACGATGTCACGGAAATTGTATCTGGACAGATCATTCGGGTCGAAATACCCGAAAACAGCGCTGGATCCGCTCACGTTCGGATCGTAGCTGTCCAGAACGTCGTGGAGCAGGATATCCGTCTTTCCGTCGCCGTCTACATTCGGCGGCAAGCCGAAAATGGCCTGGTTGTTGGTCATGATGCCTGCGTCGGGATTGAACGATCCCGCTGGCGTTTCAGAGCCGATGGCGCGTGCAAGTGCATCCAGGTCGGTCTGCTGGACGGGGCCTGAGGGTGCCAGCTGGGCGGTTTCCACCCACAGGTTGAACAGCGCCTCCGCGTGCGTGAGTGTAAAATCAACCGAAACCGTCTGGTTGTCCGTGAGTCGTCTGACAATGAACGTCTGGACCTGACCCACAGAGGCGGACGAGCCGCCGGACTTGCGGAGCGTCTGGAATCCCGACTCCTGCATGTCCCGGAATGCCTGCAGGGCCGCCTGGCCCTCCGGCGACCGGATGAGAGCATCGGTGACGTGCAGGGGGGTCGGTTGCGACTGTGCCTGGGCAGGAATGGCGATCGCAAAGCTGATGGTCAGCAGGACAAGAGATAGAAATCGATGCATTCGGGACTCAAATTGATAGAGGCAGAGCGAAATTCCGAGTGTGGTGTTCCCTGCGGGTTCCAGCAAGAACCGATCCAATTCCGGACCATTCCGTGTGATGGGGCTGATCTGGTTGGGGCTGACCGAGGTGGAGAACTATGCGGTCAGGAATCCTTCGTTCCCCGAACGGGTTTGCATTCCACGCCAACGAACAAGAGCGGCCATGAGCAAAAACGACTGGAATGCACTGAACGCAGAGGAAGAACGCGTCATCGTTCATGCGGGAACGGAGCGGCCCTATTCCGGCCGGTTCTACGAGCACAGGGACGCCGGGACATACGTATGTCGCCGGTGCAATGCCGCGCTGTACCGGTCACAGGACAAGTTTGACTCCGGCTGTGGATGGCCCAGCTTCGATGACGAAGTGCCTGGTGCCATCGTCCACCGGGCCGATCCCGATGGACGACGCACCGAAATCGTGTGTGCCGGTTGTGGCGGGCACCTCGGGCATGTTTTCAAAGGAGAACGGTTCACCCCGAAGAACGTCCGGCACTGCGTCAATTCCGTCTCCCTGGATTTCGCACCGGCCGACCATGCTCACGATACGAAGACGCCTCCTGACGCCGAATGAACCATCAACGCGCCATTTTTGCCTCCGGCTGTTTCTGGGGCACTGAATTTTACATGATGCAACACCCGGGCGTCCTTCGGACGACGGTCGGGTATACGGGTGGGTCGGTGCCGAACCCTTCGTACCGGGAAGTGTGTGGCGGTCGGACCGGTCATGCCGAAGCCGTCGAGGTGGTGTACGATCCGTCAAGAACGTCGTATGAAGCACTGGCCCGCCTGTTTTTCGAGACGCATGACCCAACGCAGGTGAATCGGCAGGGGCCCGACATCGGAACGCAGTACCGATCCGAGATTTTCTGGCTGGATGAGGAGCAGCGCGAAACGGCCGAGCGGTTGATCCGCGAACTGCGGGTGAACGGACTCGACGTGGCCACGCGGGTTACCGAGGCAGGGCCCTTCTGGGAAGCCGAGGCGTATCATCAGGATTACTATGCCAAGTCCGGCGGTACGCCGTATTGCCACGTCTATACGAAGCGGTTCTGACCCCCTGGCTCAGCGGATCTGCGCGACCCATACCTGCCCCGGGAGATCATCGGAGGTCTGGCCCAGGAAAATGATGCGGCCTTCCATTTCCACGGCGGTCGCGAAGGAGGAGCGGCCCACATCGATGACCTGGCTCTGCGTCCAGTCCCTCTCCTGTGTCTCCGTGAACACGTACGCGATGCGGTCAATATTGACATCCAACTCGAGCTGTTCATCGTAGCCGACGGCTACCAGGCGTTGCTCGCCCAACTGGACCAGCGTTCCGAATGCGCCATGCGGGAACGGCGTGCGGGGCAGCACGGTCGATTGCACGTACCAGGTACTGTCCGGGCGTCGCTGCAGGATCCGGACGCGCCCCGATCCATTCGGGCCACCCCGGTTTTCGCCGATCGCCAACCGGTCACCGTGCAGGTCGATGGAGGGAAAAAACGCATCGACCCCCCGGATGACCCCGGATTCCTCCCACGTGCCGGTGGCCGAGCGCTCGTAGAGGCTCACGATTCCTGGACGATCTCCGGCATAGGACGATCCTGCGATGGCCATGTGGTCACCATCCAGGGCGACTTCCGATCCTGAAATGGCCACACTCGGCGGAACGCGGGGACGTACGGTATGGGCCAGGCGGAAATCTCCTGTGGCGTCTTCCTCGTACACATGAACGACACCGCTGTATGCACCGGTGGACGTGTCGCCGGATGTCGAGACAACCAGTCGGCCGGCGTCCAATGCGAGCGACGTGCCGAAGACGCCCGACCCGTCTCCGTCGGGCTGCCGGATGTGCTGGACAGGTCGCCAATAGCCGTCCGGTCCGGGACGGAATACATGCACCGTATTCGAGGTGGCCGCGCTGAAGAAGGGGCGGTAGGATACCACGACTGCGACGCTGTCGGAAATGGCCACACGCTTGCCGAAGAAATGTCCGGGCTGGCATTCGGAAGGCGCGAGTGCCTGCAGCAGGGTCCATGTACCGTCCGATTGGCGCGAATACAGATAGGCCGCGCCGGAATTCTCACCGCAAACGGCACTCCCCGGGGCTCCGATGACCGCCAGCGACCCGTCGAGACCGATGGACGAACCGAAATGGTTGGCGCGCGACGTATCGGGTGGCGCCAGGCGGCTCATCTGGGCTTGGGTGACAGCCGGGCAGAGGGCCAGGACCGCGAGCATGGCCGCGAGCCGGGGCACAGAGCGCATCATCCCCTGAAGAGAACGATCGTCACGACGACACGGCCCGCGCTGAAATTTCCTCTGCCACATCTTCCCAAACCTCGTACAATGGTTTCAACTCAGCCTGGACCCGCTCATAGGTCGCCATGAGCGACTTGCCTTTCGCGGCATCGGCGAACAGGGAGGGATCGGCCAGTGCTGCCTCCAATTCCTCCTTGCGCGCTTCGAGGGCCATGATCTGTTTTTCGAGTTCGTCGTGGCGTTTCTGGAGTTGATAGTCGTTGAGGCCGGCCGACTTCGAGCCCTTCCGCTTGCGTGCATCGGCTTCGCGCTGTCGGGCTTCGGCTTCCAACCGCTTCTGCTCCTTGGTCTTCGGGCCTCCGCCGGTTGATGCGGGTTTTCCCGAGCCCGGGGATCCCGATTGGGCGGCCGTTCGGGATGCCGCCTGGGCTGCGGCACGGTTCCGATCGGCCTGGTCCTGCGTCCTGTCCGCTGCCGCGGCGAGGGCACGCCGCTGCTCCATTTTCCATTCGAAATCGGCATACGATCCGTCGTATTGTTCGATGTGGCCGTCTTCCACGCGCCAGACGGTGGATGCTACGGCGTCAAGGAAGTGACGGTCGTGCGAAATGAGCACGAACGTGCCGGAATATTGCCGAAGTGCCTCGATCAGGACCTGGATGGACTGGAGGTCAAGGTGGTTGGTGGGCTCATCGAGCACCAGCAGGTTGGCGGGTGATGTGAGCGTGCGGGCCAGTGCAATCCGGCTCCGTTCGCCTCCCGAAAGCACGCGGACGGGCTTGAACACGTCGTCCCCGCGGAACAGGAAGGCGCCGAGGATGGAGCGCAGTTCCGTCTCGCTCCGATCGTAGGCGATTTCCCGCAGGGAATCGAGCGCCGACAGGGACGGATTCAGGGACTCGGCCTGGTGCTGCGCGAAGAAGGTGGTTTCCACGTTGTGTCCGACCGTGCGCTCGCCATCGAACGGCTCCTTCCCGAGGATCATGCGGGCCAGCGTGGATTTTCCGGCTCCGTTGCGGCCTATGAGGGCAATCTTCTGTCCCCGCTCGATCGCGAAGCCCTCGGCGTTGCGGAAGACCTCCACGGCGCCCTGATCGGATTGGTAGGTCTTCGAGAAACGGGACAGCGTAAGTACGATCTTGCCGGAACGGGGGGCCGTCGGAAACCGGAACTGGATGTGTGCCTCGTCGGGTGGCGGTGGCGGAATCCGTTCCAGTTTTTCCAGTGACTTGACCCGGCTCTGGACCTGCGTTGCCTTGCTGGCCTTTGACCGGAAGCGCTCAATGAACCGCTCCGTGTCCTGGATGAATTTCTGTTGGTTCTCGTACGCCGCCCGCTGGTGCTCCCGCCGGATGGCGCGCTCGCCCAGGTAGTACGTGTAATTGCCGGCGTATTCGGTGAGGTGCCCCTGCGACAATTCCACGGTCCAGTCCGTCATCCGGTCCAGGAACCGACGGTCGTGGGAAACCAGGATGACTGTGCCCGGATAGGTTTTCAGGTAGACTTCGAGCCAGGCGATGCTCTCGATGTCCAGGTGGTTCGTGGGTTCGTCCAGCAGCAGCACGTCGGGCTGGTCCAGGAGCAGTCGGGCCAGGGCCACGCGCATGCGCCACCCGCCGGAGAACGTATTCAGCGGCCGGTCGAAATCCTCCTCGGAGAATCCCAGACCCGACAGCACCGATTCCGTGCGGGGTCGGATCATGTGGACATCCCGGGCGACCAATTCCTCATGGACGCGATTGAAGGCCTCCATGGCGCGGATGTAGGCGTCGCTGGTGTGGTCGGACAGGTCTTCCAGACGCTGAAGCAGACGGTGCTCCTCATCCTCCAGCTTCTGGATGGCCTGGAAGGCCTGGAGTGCTTCCTCAATGACCGTGCGCTCGGCCGGGCGCTCCTCGGTGTCCTGGCGGAGATACCCCACTCGCCAGCCACCGTACGACAGGGAGCCGCCATCGGGCGCGATTTCCCCCGAAATCAGACGGAGCAATGTGGTCTTGCCGGCACCATTGGGGCCGACGAGGCCAATCAGGCGTCGCTCCCGGACCGACCAGGACACTTCATCGAGGATGGTGCGGCCGCCGAAGGCCAGGAATATGTTCTGGAGCTGGATCAATATGCGTTCTCGTGGACAAAGCCCTTCCAGACGGTCATCAGCATGATTTTGATGTCGAGCCGGAGGGACCAGTGCTGGATGTAGTACAGATCGAATTCAATGCGCTTCTCGATGGACGTGTCGCCCCGCCATCCGTTCACCTGGGCCCAACCCGTGATGCCGGCCTTCATCTTGTGTCGGAGCATGTACCGCGGAACCTGGTCCCGGAACTCGTTGATGAACACCGGGCGTTCCGGGCGCGGCCCGACCACCGACATGTCTCCTTTGAGCACGTTGATGAACTGGGGGAGTTCGTCCAACGATGTCCGACGGAGGAAGGCTCCGACCGGTGTGGCCCGCTTTTCACCGGGGGAGGCCCAGACCGCCCCGGTTTTCTGCTCGGCGTCGACGGGCATGGAGCGGAATTTCAGCATGTTGAAGGTCTTCCCGTTCAGCCCCATGCGTTCCTGGCGGTAGAATACGGGACCCGGTGAGGTCAACTTCACGGCCAGGGCAATCAGGATGAGCAGGGGCGACAGGAGCACGAGGACCAACAGCGAAAACGCCATGTCGATCATGCGCTTGACCGCACGACGGAATTCCATCGGGCCCTCGTCCATCAGGTGGATGACCGGCATGCCATGGATGTCGGTCACACGGCTGTTCAGGATGTCGAATTCGAAGATGTCCGGCACCAGGCAGACATGGGAAAGCCGCGTCGACGTGTGGTTGAGGACATCCTCGATCTTTTCTGTCGCCGTAAGCGGAAGGGCTACATACACATACTGGATGGGTGCGCCGGCGGTCTCGGCGTCGTCCAACAGGCGGGGCAGGTCGGCGACCGTGCCGGCGATGTCCGGCCCCGTTTTCTCGTCGTCCAGGTACCCTACGGTCTCGAAGCCCATCCACGGGTACTGTTCGAACGCATCCCGGAGGCGCCGTCCTACGCGCCCGGCACCGACGATCAACACCCGTCGCAGGTATTTGCCGTGACGCCGACCGGAGCGCAGGACCAGGTACAGGGTAAGGCGGATGCCCACGACGAACAGGGGAACGTACAGGCCGAAAAGCGCGAGCGTCAGCCGCGAGAAGTAGAGTTCACGATAGAACGAGAGCGTGGCCGCCACGGCCAGGACGCCCAGGATGATGGCCTTCACGACCGAGTAGATGAGCGTCGTCGCCCGTTGGGCCCGGTCCGGCACATACAGTCCCGATGCCCAGAACACGCTCATGGTCACGATGAGCACCCAGGGGATGAAGCTCATGTACCTGCCGGGCGGTAACCACTCCGGAAGCGGAAAGATATCCAGCATCGGAAAGAGCTCGAACCGGGTGTAATACGCCAACACCCAGCTCGCCGTCACGAGGACCGCGTCCGCAAAGAACAGCAGGCGTTGGAACAGACGGCTTTGCTCCTGGAGCATGGAGGTATCGGTTGGATCTCGGAAGGGCTCGTGGTATTGCAGCTCACGGCACAGGAACAGATGTGTACGATGCTCCCGGCCGGCGGTTCATGCAGCGCGTGTCAACTCTCTGTGGACGCCGTTCGGGTTCGCAGCAGGAGCGATATGTCCAGGGCACGCACGGAGTGGGTCAGCGCACCCACCGAAATGAAGTCCACGCCGGTCTCCGCGATCGGGCGGACCGTGTCCAGATCCACATTGCCGGAAGCCTCCGTCTCGGGGCGCGGGCCGCCGTGTCGTTCAGCGTACCGGTCCATCCAAGCAATGGCTTCGCGGAGCCGGGCGGTGTCGACACCATCCGGGGTTCGGGTCGCAAAATTGTCCAGCATGATGCGATCGGCACCGCCATGCTCCAGGACCTCGGTCAGTTCGTCGAGGGACGTGACTTCGATTTCGATGGCGGGTGCAGACATGGCGCCAGCCGATGCGTTGGCGACGGCCTGCCGCGCCGCCTGCGCGCGGTCCAGGGCGGGACCTATGCCCCCGGCCGCCAGGATGTGGTTCTCCTTGATGAGGAACATGTCGAACAGACCGACCCGGTGATTTTGTCCACCGCCAAGGAGGACGGCCCATTTGTCCAGTTTCCGGAGTCCCGGTACTGTTTTCCGCGTGTCGAGCAGCGCCGCACCCGTCCCGGCTATCCGGTCCACGAAGCGGCCCGTCGCGGTGGCCGTGCCGCTCATGCGCTGCAGGATGTTGAGGACGAGCCGTTCGCCCTCGAGGATGGGAATGGCCGGGCCTTCAATCCGGCCGAACGGCGTACCTGGAAGCGTGTCACCGTCAGCAACGGGCTGGCCTGTCGGGGTCTCCCAGACGATATGGATGTCCGGGGAGAGGTGGGTGAACACGCGCTCCGCCACGGCCAGGCCGGCCAACGTACCGGGCTCCTTGGCGACGAATTGTCCGGTCGCACGGGTGCCCGGGGGCACGGTGGCGCGCGTGGTGATATCACCGCTGCCCACGTCCTCCGCCAGCGCGCGACCAATCAGGTCATCGATTTCTTCGATGGACAGGTACGGGGGCAGATTCATGGCGTCGCGACGAGGTCGACGAGTTCCTGAGGGGCGCGGACGGGACGTCCGCGCCCCGCATCCACGAAACACAGCGTGACGTGACCGCCAATGCAGATGGTTTCGTCGCCTGACCGTCGGACGCGGTAGTCGAAACGGATGCGCGTACGGGAATCATTCAGCGTCCACATTACATCCACTTCTATGAGATCGTCGTAGTACAACGGCCGGAGATAGGATGCACCCAGGTCCAGGACCGGCATGCTGGTGCCGCCGTCCTGCATTTCCCGGTAGGTCCGGCCCAACGTGCGCAACCCCTCGGTGCGGGCGGCCTCGAACCAGTCAATGCAATGCGCATGATAGACCACGCCCATGGGATCACATTCCCGGAAGCGCACGCGGTGTTGGTGGGTATGATCCACACGCGCCAGTGGAGCGCTGAGTGGATTTGCAGGCGGACGGTCAGCGGGCATGGCAGGCACAGGTCAAGCGGGCTTGTACACGCCCATGGCATCGAACTTTGCCAGTCGGTCCCCGATCAACTCGGACGGATCCTTCCCGGACAGATGCGCCAGGTTGGCCGCAATGGCCGTACCGACGGACTGGAACGTGGCGGCCGGGTCGCGATGCGCACCGCCGCGGGGTTCCTTGATGATCTCATCGATCACCCCGACCTGGATGAGGTCGGCCGCGGTCAGCTTGAGCGCTCGGGCGGCCTCTTCCTTGTAGTCCCACGACCGCCACAGGATGGATGAACAGCTCTCGGGGGAAATGACGGAATACCAGGCGTTCTCGAGCATGAGGATCCGGTTTCCGACACCAATGCCCAATGCGCCGCCCGACGCACCCTCGCCGATGACGACGACGACGACGGGGACCGGCAAGCGGGCCATTTCCAGGAGATTCCGGGCGATGGCTTCGGCCTGTCCGCGTTCCTCGGCCTCCATGCCCGGGAAGGCACCCGGCGTATCGAGCAGCGTGATGACCGGCTTGTTGAACTTGGCCGCCATTTTCATGAGCCGGAGCGCCTTGCGGTAGCCTTCCGGATTCGGCATGCCGAATCGGCGGTATTTGCGGCTCTTCGTATCCCGACCCTTCTGGTGGCCCAGGATGACCACGGATTGGTCCTCCCCCTGGTATCGACTGCCCTTGAATGTGGCGAATCCGCCGACGAGTGCGGGATCGTCACCGAACAACCGGTCCCCGTGGAGTTCAACGAATCCGTCCGTGAGGGCTTCAATGTAGTCCAGGGTATAGGGACGTTCCGGATGCCGGGCGATCTGCACCCGCTGCCAGCGGGTCAGGTTCTCGTAGATGGAGGTGCGGAGCTCGTCCACGCGTGCTTCCAGCGCCGAGATGGTTGCGGCCAGGTCTGCCGGCGCATCCTCGTTGCGCAGCATGCGCATTTCCTGGAGTTTCTGTTCCAGTTCGGCGAGCGGCTTCTCGAAATCGAGGAGGACGGTATCCTTCTTGGATTTGGGCATGGTCAAGCAGTGGGTGGGTGATATCGCAGGTGCGAGCCGATGATCTCCAGATCGAGGGCAATGGATGCGTGGGTCACATAATACCAGTACGCACGCAAGCGTTCGTCCGGTTCCAACTCCCGGCTTGCGCTCGTGTTCATGACGGGAAACAGGGCGCAGGCCACGTCCCAGTTCCGGGGGATGCGATCGGCGTCAATCGGGGCGCACCCGACCAGCGCCAGACGGCCCCGGACCACATCCACCAATCCGGACCGGAGGCCGACCAGGCGGCGCAGCGGGGACGAGCGGGGGGCGAGGCGGGCGACCGGCCACAACAGCGGCCAGACGGCCAACACGCCGAGCCCCATCAGCCGGTGGCGGAGTCGCCGCGCGCGCGCCGACGGCAGGGATACCACTTCCGGCATGGTGCCCTGGAGGGAGGCGAGGGAGACGTGTGCGACCGAGGACTTGCCGACGACATGTTCGTCGCCCTCATTCAACATGCGCACGTGGACCCGCAGGTCATGGAGGTTGCGCATGGCCGTGAAAATGGCCTGGTTGGAGGTGTCCCGGGCCGCGAACACGATGTCCGTATATCCGCGCAGCCGGACCAGGTCCCGGAGTTGGGACATCCCGCCCAGCAGGGGCAGCGCCGGGGACACGGGACGCGTTTCCTCCAGGTCCGTTTCTCCCGAACGGTCATCGGACACATACCCTTCCAACCGGAAGGGCGGGCTCGGGTGGCTGGCCAGCATGCGCCGCAAACGTTCCGCCTCGCCCGCCCCACCCACCAAAAGGGCCTTTCGCGATCCACGTTGTCGGGCGGCCCGGACCACCCGGCCGGCCACCAGGATGGCGGCGGCGACCGGAAGGGACAGGGCCACGACCCACCGGGAGAACGCGATGTCCTGGATGAAGAACGAGAGCGTACCCACAATCAGGAAGCCGAGTACGGTTCCGAGGAACGCGGCCCGCAGGTGGTTCCGGCTGCGCGCGTCGTATCCGCCAAGCAGCAGGATACCGGCGACCGTCGCCAATGCGTAGGCCGGCGCAATCGTCAGGAAGAAGCGGACGGCAAACGACGTATCGGTCATCCAGAACCGGAGGGCGCCGACCGCCGACACGATCACGATCACCAGGGCGGCGTCGGCCAATGGAGCGGAAAGTCGCCGCATGGTATTGCCGCACAACGTCATGCCGGCGCGGATCATGATGCCGGCCTTCAGCAGCAGGGCCAGGGGCCGGGATCCGCGCCCGGTCATGTGCT
This region includes:
- the nadC gene encoding carboxylating nicotinate-nucleotide diphosphorylase: MNLPPYLSIEEIDDLIGRALAEDVGSGDITTRATVPPGTRATGQFVAKEPGTLAGLAVAERVFTHLSPDIHIVWETPTGQPVADGDTLPGTPFGRIEGPAIPILEGERLVLNILQRMSGTATATGRFVDRIAGTGAALLDTRKTVPGLRKLDKWAVLLGGGQNHRVGLFDMFLIKENHILAAGGIGPALDRAQAARQAVANASAGAMSAPAIEIEVTSLDELTEVLEHGGADRIMLDNFATRTPDGVDTARLREAIAWMDRYAERHGGPRPETEASGNVDLDTVRPIAETGVDFISVGALTHSVRALDISLLLRTRTASTES
- a CDS encoding thioesterase family protein; protein product: MPADRPPANPLSAPLARVDHTHQHRVRFRECDPMGVVYHAHCIDWFEAARTEGLRTLGRTYREMQDGGTSMPVLDLGASYLRPLYYDDLIEVDVMWTLNDSRTRIRFDYRVRRSGDETICIGGHVTLCFVDAGRGRPVRAPQELVDLVATP
- a CDS encoding undecaprenyl-phosphate glucose phosphotransferase, translated to MLQEQSRLFQRLLFFADAVLVTASWVLAYYTRFELFPMLDIFPLPEWLPPGRYMSFIPWVLIVTMSVFWASGLYVPDRAQRATTLIYSVVKAIILGVLAVAATLSFYRELYFSRLTLALFGLYVPLFVVGIRLTLYLVLRSGRRHGKYLRRVLIVGAGRVGRRLRDAFEQYPWMGFETVGYLDDEKTGPDIAGTVADLPRLLDDAETAGAPIQYVYVALPLTATEKIEDVLNHTSTRLSHVCLVPDIFEFDILNSRVTDIHGMPVIHLMDEGPMEFRRAVKRMIDMAFSLLVLVLLSPLLILIALAVKLTSPGPVFYRQERMGLNGKTFNMLKFRSMPVDAEQKTGAVWASPGEKRATPVGAFLRRTSLDELPQFINVLKGDMSVVGPRPERPVFINEFRDQVPRYMLRHKMKAGITGWAQVNGWRGDTSIEKRIEFDLYYIQHWSLRLDIKIMLMTVWKGFVHENAY
- a CDS encoding ABC-F family ATP-binding cassette domain-containing protein; amino-acid sequence: MIQLQNIFLAFGGRTILDEVSWSVRERRLIGLVGPNGAGKTTLLRLISGEIAPDGGSLSYGGWRVGYLRQDTEERPAERTVIEEALQAFQAIQKLEDEEHRLLQRLEDLSDHTSDAYIRAMEAFNRVHEELVARDVHMIRPRTESVLSGLGFSEEDFDRPLNTFSGGWRMRVALARLLLDQPDVLLLDEPTNHLDIESIAWLEVYLKTYPGTVILVSHDRRFLDRMTDWTVELSQGHLTEYAGNYTYYLGERAIRREHQRAAYENQQKFIQDTERFIERFRSKASKATQVQSRVKSLEKLERIPPPPPDEAHIQFRFPTAPRSGKIVLTLSRFSKTYQSDQGAVEVFRNAEGFAIERGQKIALIGRNGAGKSTLARMILGKEPFDGERTVGHNVETTFFAQHQAESLNPSLSALDSLREIAYDRSETELRSILGAFLFRGDDVFKPVRVLSGGERSRIALARTLTSPANLLVLDEPTNHLDLQSIQVLIEALRQYSGTFVLISHDRHFLDAVASTVWRVEDGHIEQYDGSYADFEWKMEQRRALAAAADRTQDQADRNRAAAQAASRTAAQSGSPGSGKPASTGGGPKTKEQKRLEAEARQREADARKRKGSKSAGLNDYQLQKRHDELEKQIMALEARKEELEAALADPSLFADAAKGKSLMATYERVQAELKPLYEVWEDVAEEISARAVSS
- a CDS encoding acetyl-CoA carboxylase carboxyltransferase subunit alpha, translating into MPKSKKDTVLLDFEKPLAELEQKLQEMRMLRNEDAPADLAATISALEARVDELRTSIYENLTRWQRVQIARHPERPYTLDYIEALTDGFVELHGDRLFGDDPALVGGFATFKGSRYQGEDQSVVILGHQKGRDTKSRKYRRFGMPNPEGYRKALRLMKMAAKFNKPVITLLDTPGAFPGMEAEERGQAEAIARNLLEMARLPVPVVVVVIGEGASGGALGIGVGNRILMLENAWYSVISPESCSSILWRSWDYKEEAARALKLTAADLIQVGVIDEIIKEPRGGAHRDPAATFQSVGTAIAANLAHLSGKDPSELIGDRLAKFDAMGVYKPA